Proteins from a single region of Pseudodesulfovibrio portus:
- the rpsC gene encoding 30S ribosomal protein S3, with protein MGQKVHPYGFRLGYNKNWLSRWYSRKDYPAYVLQDDQVRKFVKKKLFQAGVARLEIERAGGKIRLIIHTARPGIVIGRKGVEIEKLREELRNKFQTEFTIEVNEIRRPEVEAQLVAENIAQQLERRIAFRRAMKRTVGLARKFGAEGIKVACAGRLAGAEIARGEWYRDGRVPLHTLRADIDYGFAEAATTYGVIGVKVWIFKGEILDKEVQ; from the coding sequence ATGGGACAGAAAGTACATCCTTACGGTTTCCGGCTGGGGTATAACAAGAACTGGCTGTCCCGCTGGTACAGCAGAAAGGACTACCCCGCGTACGTCCTTCAGGACGACCAGGTTCGCAAGTTCGTCAAGAAAAAACTGTTTCAGGCCGGTGTTGCCCGTCTCGAGATCGAGCGGGCCGGCGGCAAGATTCGCCTGATCATCCACACTGCGCGTCCCGGTATCGTCATCGGGCGCAAGGGTGTTGAGATAGAAAAGTTGCGTGAAGAGTTGCGCAACAAGTTTCAAACTGAATTCACCATTGAGGTCAACGAGATCCGTCGACCGGAGGTTGAAGCTCAGCTCGTAGCTGAGAACATCGCCCAGCAACTCGAACGTCGAATTGCCTTCCGCCGTGCCATGAAGCGCACGGTGGGCCTTGCCAGGAAATTCGGCGCCGAGGGTATCAAAGTTGCGTGTGCAGGCCGCCTTGCAGGTGCCGAAATTGCGCGCGGCGAATGGTACCGTGATGGTCGTGTGCCCCTGCACACCCTCCGTGCCGACATCGACTACGGTTTCGCCGAAGCGGCTACCACCTACGGCGTGATCGGTGTCAAGGTCTGGATCTTCAAGGGTGAGATTCTGGACAAAGAGGTACAATAA